One region of Longimicrobium sp. genomic DNA includes:
- a CDS encoding lysozyme inhibitor LprI family protein — MAVLLAGGVEAQEFRENVAHPCQDFWMLTRTEVVDCLRRDYAAADAELNRVYAAKMASLSAAARNALLQDQRAWLVRYDRVLTAYYSRPWANHSIAKVLPSQILAVRQRTAYVRRFRG, encoded by the coding sequence ATGGCGGTGCTGCTGGCGGGCGGTGTGGAGGCGCAGGAGTTCCGGGAGAACGTGGCGCACCCGTGCCAGGACTTCTGGATGCTCACGCGCACCGAAGTGGTGGACTGCCTGCGGCGCGACTACGCGGCGGCCGATGCCGAGCTGAACCGCGTGTACGCGGCGAAGATGGCCAGCCTCTCCGCCGCGGCGCGCAACGCCCTGCTCCAGGACCAGCGCGCCTGGCTCGTGCGCTACGACCGCGTGCTTACCGCGTACTACTCGCGCCCCTGGGCCAACCACTCCATCGCCAAGGTGCTCCCCTCGCAGATCCTCGCCGTGCGGCAGCGGACCGCGTACGTGCGCCGGTTCAGGGGGTAG